Genomic DNA from Vicinamibacteria bacterium:
TCGCCTTCCCAGATCACGTCGCCCGACTCAAGGTCGTAGCCCATGACGCGACGCTCCCCTGTCGCGATGACCTGTATGCGCCCGCCGTGAGAGACGACGAGCGGAGTCGCCCAGGACGTGACCTCGTCCCGGCTCTTGCGCCAGCGCTCTTCTCCCGTCGCTTTGTCGAGCGCGACGATGAAAGACTCGTCCTCGGAGTCCCACTGGACGACGAGAGTATCCCCGAAGAGCGCGGGAGACGTGCCTTCGCCGAAGCCGCCGCGCGTACGCAGGGTGCCGAAGTCCTTCGACCAGAGAAGCGTCCCCTCGAGGTCGTAGCCATAAAGCCCCCACGAGCCGAAGTGGGCGATGAGATGCACGCCATCGGTGACCGCCGAGCCGGAGGCATAGCTGTTGTTCTGCTGTTTGCCCTCGTGAGGCAGGGCACGGTTCGCGGTATGCTCCCATACCACGCTTCCATCCGATCGTCTAAGCGCGAAGACCTTGAAGATCTGCTCGACTTCGTTCGCCGAAGCCATGTCTCCTCTCCGCCGTTGACTACCCACCTCGTCTGGTTTCGTGGCCTCCCCTTCCGCGGGAACCGCCGTGAGGACGTAGAGGCGATCCTCCCAGATGATCGGCGTCGAGGAACCATGGCCGGGAAAGTCGATCTTCCAGGCCACGTTCTTGGTCTCGCTCCACTCCATCGGCGGATTACCGTTCGGCGAAATGCCGGCCATACGGGGCCCGCGCCACTGCGCCCAGAAGCGTTCGTCGTTGACCGCGTCGTTGGTGTTCGCGAAAAGAGCTGCGGGAAAGAGCGAGAGAAGCGTCACGCCAAGCATTCGCATCGATGAGTGTCCTCCATCTGCTGGATCAGGTTACCTTATTCGCAAGGCGCGCGGGCTTCGTTTCAGGGTTTCGTATTCGCGTGATCGCGAAGCTTCAGGGCTCCGTGAAACGCGGCCGCTGCGCTCGCCGACAGGCGCAGGTCGTTACCGCGGAGGTCGCCGCGGGTCAGATGCGCCATCATCAAACCTTCAGGCGTGTGCGGAAACTCAGGGGTGAAGGCGTGCACGATTTCGTGCGCCGCCACTCTTCCGATGGCTTTCCCTAGCTCGTGGAAGTCTCTCGCCGACCGCGTCCGTCTTACGCCGAGAAGACGGGCCACCGCAGGGAAGAAGACGTAGACGCAAGTCACCGGTCCGCCTCGGCCCATGACGGCTCCAAGCGTGCTGCTCTGCAGTCCCCACTTCGACCCATCTGCCGGTGTCAGGACGACGACGACTCCGTCGCTCGGTTCCGCGATCAACGGCGTCCACTCGACTTCGACTCCGGCGTCGAGAAGAATCGCAGAGACCTCCCTTGCCATCGTGTCGTAACCGCGCGAGACGAGCTTGTCGCGCAAGTAGCCCCGCTGGTCGCTCCAGTAAATTCGCAATGCCGAGTCCGCAGCGGTAGCCGGCTTCGGGAGGCACGCGAGACCCAGCACCGCCGCGCACGCACCCGCGGCGGAAAAACGGGCCGACTTCGTCGACATGGGACCGCGCTCCGTCGAGGGTGACCATACTTCAAATAAATGAATGTCGCATTCAATAAATTGTGCCTCTTTGTAGCTCCGCGATTCGGTTTCGTCCTCGACGGTGCGGCAAGCCGTATTGATCTGGCGGGAATCCCGTAGTCCCCGCGTATCTCGAGTTAGGAGACGAAAATGGCGACGACCCTGGTAGAAGTCGACACGAGCGTTGCGAGCGACCCGGCGGCACGGTTTCTCGATGCTCTCGGCCGGCGCGACTTCGACGCCCTCTCGTCGCTCCTGGCTCCGGACATATGGTTCCGGGCCCTATTGCCTCGCAAGCTCTACGACCTCGATAACCGACGGGACGCTATTGCGACCCTCCGTACGTGGTTCGGCGGAGGGGCCGACTTCCAGGTGCTCGAGACCGATCATCACTCGCTCGCATCTCGGGAGTACATCCGGTATCGATTTCTTCTGCGTCCGGATTGGGCGCCGGAGCAGTGGCACGTGATCGAGCAGGTCGGCTTCTTCCGTGTCAAAGAAGGAAGTATCAGCCGCCTCGATCTCGTGTGCACGGGATTCCTCCCGTTCGAGGAGCTCGACGAGCCGGCTACCGAACCCTGACCGCTTCTTTGGGATCGCTGAGATCGCGCCCAAGCCGGACGTCCCACTGGCGTTCGCAAAGTTCCAGAGTGCGGGCGCGAGCGGGGAGACGAACACGAACGCGTGGACGTCCCGGACCCAGCAGCAGGGCTCGAAGGCAAGCAGGAGTACTCCGTCCGGACGGAGCTTCTCTAGTGGCCTCGATTTGGACCGCCGACGTCAGTGGTCTGGTGCTTCACCTGCGAAGCCCTGGCAGGGTGCTACGCGGCCGAACGTCGCGAAGTTTGCACACAGCCGCTCTGGTTCTTGTGGAGCAACGTTCGTCCATCTAGAATCGGTTCAGCAACTCTCCTGGAGTTCGGACGATGGCGCTCCAGCCCGGAACGAAGCTCGGCTCCTACGAGATCGTCTCGCCCATAGGGGCAGGCGGAATGGGTGAGGTGTACCGGGCTCGTGACACGAAGCTCGGCCGTGAAGTCGCCATCAAAACGCTTCCCTCTGCGGTCGCCAACGATTCGGAGAAGCTCTCTCGGTTCGAGCGTGAAGCTCGCCTCTTGGCCGCCTTGAATCATCCCAACGTCGCGACCCTTCACGGCATGGAGGACTCGGAGGGCATTCATTTCCTGGTTATGGAGCTGATCGAGGGGAACACGCTCTCGGACCGGATCGTACATGGTCCGGTTCCCCTCGATGAGGCTCGGCCCTTGCTCGAGCAATTGATGGCCGGCCTGGAAGCCGCGCATGAAAAAGGCGTCATTCACCGAGACCTCAAGCCGTCGAACATCAAGATCTCGCCACAAGGGAGCTTGAAGATTCTGGACTTTGGTCTCGCGAAGGCGTTCTCCACGGGCGATACGCCTAGCAGGAACCTGTCCCAATCGCCTACTCTGACAAGGGAGACGGTCAATTCGGTCATCATGGGGACCGCCGCGTACATGTCGCCAGAACAGGCGCGGGGGAAATCGGTCGACAAGAGAAGCGATATCTGGGCGTTCGGTGCCGTTCTCTACGAGATGCTGAGCGGTCACCCCGCGTTCGAAGGTGACGATGCCTCCGAGATTCTCGCGGCAGTCATTAAGTCCGATCCGTCCTGGGAACGGTTGCCTGATGACCTGCCACCCTTGTGGCTGATCGTTATCAAGCGCTGCCTGGAGAAAGAGCCCAAGGAGCGCATGCGCG
This window encodes:
- a CDS encoding PQQ-binding-like beta-propeller repeat protein — translated: MRMLGVTLLSLFPAALFANTNDAVNDERFWAQWRGPRMAGISPNGNPPMEWSETKNVAWKIDFPGHGSSTPIIWEDRLYVLTAVPAEGEATKPDEVGSQRRRGDMASANEVEQIFKVFALRRSDGSVVWEHTANRALPHEGKQQNNSYASGSAVTDGVHLIAHFGSWGLYGYDLEGTLLWSKDFGTLRTRGGFGEGTSPALFGDTLVVQWDSEDESFIVALDKATGEERWRKSRDEVTSWATPLVVSHGGRIQVIATGERRVMGYDLESGDVIWEGDGLTLNAIPSPVEHDGIVYVTSGFRGNAARAIRLSDAKGDITGASKAVLWELDRDTPYVPSPLVYEGILYLIKSNSAILTALDAETGRAHYGPARLEGLSEVYASPTGVKGHVIILGRDGNALVLKNGPELTIVARNSLDDGFDASPAIVGNEMYLRGYRHLYKIAE
- a CDS encoding nuclear transport factor 2 family protein, producing the protein MATTLVEVDTSVASDPAARFLDALGRRDFDALSSLLAPDIWFRALLPRKLYDLDNRRDAIATLRTWFGGGADFQVLETDHHSLASREYIRYRFLLRPDWAPEQWHVIEQVGFFRVKEGSISRLDLVCTGFLPFEELDEPATEP